From Pan troglodytes isolate AG18354 chromosome 11, NHGRI_mPanTro3-v2.0_pri, whole genome shotgun sequence, the proteins below share one genomic window:
- the BAG1 gene encoding BAG family molecular chaperone regulator 1 isoform X1, protein MDGFFLRIRFLLCEVDLVTLAPADLTELLGEPNLGVMYCTQAPSLLSTSLEKNWRLFFRKKGSAVRMHLSVYLAHIMDALKCVQWERLGGKQSLAHYSKRDETNTIQGTGQSSHRKQMACDEKGNEKHDLHVTSQQGSSEPVVQDLAQVVEEVIGVPQSFQKLIFKGKSLKEMETPLSALGIQDGCRVMLIGKKNSPQEEVELKKLKHLEKSVEKIADQLEELNKELTGIQQGFLPKDLQADALCKLDRRVKATIEQFMKILEEIDTLILPENFKDSRLKRKGLVKKVQAFLAECDTVEQNICQETERLQSTNFALAE, encoded by the exons ATGGACGGCTTCTTTCTAAGAATCCGGTTTCTCCTCTGTGAAGTAGATTTGGTAACCCTGGCTCCTGCTGACCTCACGGAGCTGTTGGGGGAACCAAACCTTGGTGTAATGTACTGTACACAGGCTCCCTCCTTACTGTCCACATCCCTGGAAAAGAATTGGCGTCTATTCTTCAGAAAGAAAGGCTCTGCTGTTCGTATGCATTTGTCTGTTTACTTAGCACATATCATGGATGCACTCAAGTGTGTTCAGTGGGAGAGACTTGGAGGAAAACAGTCACTTGCCCATTACAGCAAGCGAGACGAGACCAATACAATACAGGGTACAGGGCAGTCAAGCCACAGGAAGCAGATGGCTTGTGATGAAAAAG GCAATGAGAAGCACGACCTTCATGTTACCTCCCAGCAGGGCAGCAGTGAACCAGTTGTCCAAGACCTGGCCCAGGTTGTTGAAGAGGTCATAGGGGTTCCACAGTCTTTTCAGAAACTCATATTTAAgg GAAAATCTCTGAAGGAAATGGAAACACCGTTGTCAGCACTTGGAATACAAGATGGTTGCCGGGTCATGTTAATTGGGAAAAAG AACAGTCCACAGGAAGAGGTTGAACTAAAGAAGTTGAAACATTTGGAGAAGTCTGTGGAGAAGATAGCTGACCAGCTGGAAGAGTTGAATAAAGAGCTTACTGGAATCCAGCAG GGTTTTCTGCCCAAGGATTTGCAAGCTGACGCTCTCTGCAAACTTGATAGGAGAGTAAAAGCCACAATAGAGCAGTTTATGAAGATCTTGGAGGAGATTGACACACTG ATCCTGCCAGAAAATTTCAAAGACAGTAGATTGAAAAGGAAAGGCTTGGTAAAAAAGGTTCAG